The region attatctcgggGGTCCCTAGGGGgtcgaatccagcgcttagaacagcgctttgcacatagtaagtgcataataaatgctagtattattactattattatctcgggggtccggagggggctgtcggtggggaaggggaggtcagGGGgtcgaatccagcgcttagagtagtgttttgcacatagtaagtgcttaataaatgctagtgttattactattattatctggggggtccggaggggggtgtcggggagggagaggtcagggggtcgaatccagcgcttagagtagtgttttgcacatagtaagtgcttaataaatgctagtattatgattattatctcggGGGTCCGGAGTTGGGGTCAGGGGgtcgaatccagcgcttagagtagtgttttgcacatagtaagtgcttaataaatgctagtattatgattattatctcggGGGTCCGGAGGGGGTGTCAGGGGGTCGaatccagcgctgagaacagtgctttgcacatagtaagcgcttaataaatgccaccatcatcactgttagtagtagtagtagtagtagtattatcatcatctcgGGGGTCCGGAGGGGGATGtcagggggtccggggggggagggggtcaattaggtgtcgggggggggggggatctgggggtccggagggggggtcgggggtgggggggggggagggtcccgGATCCTTCTTACCTTGGAcaggggggtccggggggtccggggggtccggggggtccgggggtcctcgGTGCGGCCCAGCGTCCAGtccgtcctctctctctctctctctctctctctggtgtctctcccccctctgtgtgtgtgtgtgtgtgtgtgtgtgtgtgtgtgtctgtgtgtctgtgtgtgtgtgtgtgtgtccgtgtcccCGACCCCTCCTCTCTttatccttccctccccctcctcctcctcctcctcgtcctcctcctccccccctttcccctgtctGGGGGGGGGTCCGGAGAGGTCCGGAGGGGTTTGAGGGGGTCTGGGGGGGTtctggggggtccggggggggtcTGGGGGTGTCCGGAGGGGTCTGGGGGGTCCTGAGGGGGTctggggggggtcctgggggtccggAGGGGTCTGGGGGGGTCCGGGAGTGGCCGGAAGGGGTCTGGGGGGGTCCTCTGGTGTCCGGGGTGGTCTGGGGGGGTCCAGAGGGGGTCTGGGAGTGTCCGGAGGGGTCTGGGGGGGGTCCGGGGATTCTGGGGGGGGCCCTAAGGGGGTCTGGGGGGGTTCCTGGGGGTCCGAGGGGGTCCGGAGAAGTCCGGAGGGATCTGGGGTGTCGGGGTGTCCCGAGGGGGTCTGGGGGGGTCCGAAGGGGTCTGGGGCGGTCCTGAGTGGGTctggggggggtcctgggggtccggAAAGGTCCGGAGGGGTCTGGGGGGGTCTGGGAGTGGCCGGAGGGGGTCTAGGGGTGccctggggggtcgggggggggtctGGGAGGATCcggaggggggctgggagggtccGGAGGGGTCTGGGGATTCTGGGGGGGTCTTAAGGGGTTCTAAGGGGGTCTGGGGGGGCCTAAGGGggtctgggggtcctgggggtccgaGGGGGTCTGGAGAAGTCCGGAGGGGGTCTGGGGGGGTCCGGAGGGATCTGGGGTTGTCTGGGGGGGTCCGGAGGGGTCTGGGGGGGTCTGGGAGAGGCCGGAGGAGGTCCAGGGGTGGcctggggggtccggggggggtcTGGGAGGATCcccaggggggctgggagggtccGGAGGGGTCTGGGGGGTCCTAAGGGGGTCTGcggggggggtcctgggggtccgaGGGGGTCCGGAGGGGTCTGGGGGGGGTCTGGGGTGTCTGGGAATTCTTGGGGGGGTCCTGAGGGGATCTGGAGGATGtccgggggggctgggggggtccgGGGCGATCACGGGGGGTCCGGAGGGGCTCTGAAGGATGTCCGGGGGTTCTGAGGGGGTctggggggggtccggggggggtcCGGAGAAGTCCGGAGGGGTCTGGGGGGGGTCCAAAGGGGGTCTGGGAGGTCCGGAGGGGTCTGGGGGGGGGTCCTGAGTGATCTAGGGGTGTCTGGGGGGGGCCGGAGGGACCTGGGGGGTCCGGGGGTTCTGGAGGGGTCCGGGGGGAGTCTGGAGGGGGGGCCGGAGAGGTCcggagggggtcgggggggggggtccgaaGGGGGTCTGGGGGGGTCCGGAGGGATCGGGGGGTCCGGAGGGATCTAGGGGTGACTGGGGGGGTCCGAAGGGATCTGGGGGGTCCGGAGATTTTGGAGGGGTCCGGAGGGAGTCGGGGGGGGGATCCGGAGGGGTCCGGAGGGGTCTGGGGGGGTCTGGAGGGATCTGGAGGTGTCTGGGTTGTCCGGAGGGAGTCTGGGGGGGTCTGGGGGTTCtggagggggccggagggggtctgggggggggtctggggggttccagagagggctggggggccgggaCGGGCTGGGGGGGCCCGGAGGGGTCTGGGGGGGTCTGGGGGTGCTGGGGGGGTCCTGAGGGGGTCTGGAGGTGTCCGGGGGGTGTCTGGGGGAGTCTGGGGGGTCCGGAGAGGTCCAAAAGGGTCTGGGGGGAGGTCCGGGGGGGGGTCCGGCCGTGtctgggggggggcggaggggtctgggggggccgggagggtctCCGGACCCagtagggagaataataataataataatgataataatgatgatgatggtatttgttaagcgcttactatgtgccaagccctgttctaagcgctggggaggagacaaggtgatcaggttgtcccccccgtggggctcccagtcttcacccccattttccaggtgagggaactgaggcccggagaagtgaagggactcccccaaagtcacccagctgacacgtggcagaggcaggattagaacccacgacctcggactgccaagcccgggctctttccacggagccacgctgcttctctaagagggatggggaggagggaaagcgagaacaggggagaatcaatcaatcaatccgtggtatttattgagtgcttaccgcttacagagcactgtactaagtgcttgggagagttgtagAGAGGGAATGCGTTTGTTCTTAGAACTCTATTCTGGGAGGtagaaggccacgggttctaatcctgactctgccacttataataataatgataataataataataataataatggcatttgttaagcccttactatgtgcaaagcactgttctaagctctggggaggatacaaggtgattaagttgtcccacgtggggctcccagtcttcatccccattttccagatgaaggaactgaggcccagagaagtgaagtgacttgccccaagtcacacagctgacaagcggcagagccggatttgaacccataacacttgtcagctgtgtgaccccgggcgagtcacttcgcttctctgggcctcagtgacctcatctggaaaatagggatgaagactgggagccccacgggggacagagactgtataataataataataataatggcatttgttaagcgcttactatgtgcaaggcactgttctaagcactggggaggatacaaggtgattaaattgtcccacgtggggctcccagtcttcatccccattttccagatgagggaactgaggcccagagaagtgaagtgacttgcccaaagtcacacagctgacacttggcagagccgggatttgaacccataacacttgtcagctgtgtgaccctgggcgagtccctttttgtttctctgggcctcagtgacctcatctggaaaatggggatgaagactgggagccccacgggggacagagactgcataataataataataataataataataataataataataataataataataatagcatttattaagcgcttactatgtgtaaggcactgttctaagcactggggaggatacaaggtgattaagttgccccacgtggggctcccagtcttcatccccattttccagatgaggtcactgaggcccagagaagtgaagtgacttgcccaaagtcacacagctgacagttggtggagccgggatttgaacccataacacttgtcagctgtgtgaccctgggtgagtcacttcacttctctggacctcagtgacctcatctggaaaatggggatgaagactgggagccccacgggggacagagactgtataataataataataataataataataataataatgacatttattaagcgcttactatgtgcaaggcactgttctaagcactggggaggatacaaggtgattaagttgccccacgtggggctcccagtcttcatccccattttccagatgaggtcactgaggcccagagaagtgaagtgacttgcccaaagtcacacagctgacagttggtggagccgggatttgaacccataacacttgtcagctgtgtgaccctgggtgagtcacttcacttctctggacctcagtgacctcatctggaaaatggggatgaagactgggagccccacgggggacagagactgtataataataataataataataataatgacatttattaagcgcttactatgtgcaaggcactgttctaagttctggggagatttcaagatgatcaggttgtcccacggggggttcacagtcttcatccccattttacagatgagggaactgaggcccagagaagtgaagtgacttgcccaaagtcacaaagctgacagttggcggagccgggatttgaacccataacacttgtcagctgtgtgaccctgggcgagtcactttttgcttctctgggcctcagtgacctcatctggaaaatggggatgaagactgtgagtcccacgggggacagagactgtataatcataataataatggcatttattaagcacttactatgtgcaaggcacggttctaagttctggggagatttcaagatgatcaagttgtcccatggggggttcacagtcttcatccccattttacagatgaggtaactgaggcacagagaagttaagtaataataataataatatattggcatttattaaatgcttcctatattctaagcactggagaggttacaaggtgatcaggttgtcccatgtggggctcacagtcttcatccccattttacagatgagggaactgaggcccagagaagtgaagtgacttgcccaaagtcacacagctggcagttggcggagtcgggatttgaacccatgacctctgactccatagcccgggccctttccgttgagccacgctgcatctcaaccCAATCCAacccatccaacccaatttgtttatatccaccccagagcttagtgcagtgcctggcacaaagtgagcgcttaacaaattccataattattattatcatcattactagcacagtgctgtgcacaaagtaagcgctcaataaatacgatcgatcaattacagtatcacagagttggtagagttggtaggtagttggcaataataataatggcatttgttaagcgcttactatgtgccaagcactgttctaagcgctgggaaggatacaaggtgatcagatcgtcccacatggggctcacagtcttaatccccattttacagatgagggaactgaggcccagagaagtgaagtgacttgcccaaagtcacacagctgacaaatggcagagctgagatgatgatgatgatgatgatggcatttactaagcgcttactatgtacaaagcactgttctaagcgctggggaggatacaaggtgatcagattgtcccacgtggggctcacagtcttaaattcccattttacagatgggggaactgaggcccagagaagtgaagtgatttgtccaaagtcacacagctgacaagtggcagagctgagattagaacccgtgacctctggctcccaagcccgggctctttccaccgagccacgctgcgtacccaccgcagtgcttaatacagtacctggcacatagtaagtgcttcacaaataccatcattgttattattaataataataataatgttgccaactttcacttcccaagcgctaagtacagtgctctgcacacagtaagcgttcaataaatacgattgaatgagtgctctgcacacagtaagcgctcaataaatacgactgaatgaattgaatgaataaatggcatttattcaatcaatcgtatttattgagcgcttactgtgtgcagagcactgtactaagcacttgggaagtacaagttgtcaacatatagagatggtccctacccaacagtgggctcacaggctagaagactgtgaagcgcttactatgtgcagagcactgtactaagcgc is a window of Tachyglossus aculeatus isolate mTacAcu1 chromosome 1, mTacAcu1.pri, whole genome shotgun sequence DNA encoding:
- the LOC119935084 gene encoding proline-rich protein HaeIII subfamily 1-like, with amino-acid sequence MGSGASVLPPHLTAEPKVPSRPLPARPGRGGPSLAPSLFFAACRPRDCAGSVLALGPVRPGPLSGGRHGRTPPRTSPQTLLDLSGPPRLPQTPPGHLQTPSGPPQHPQTPPDPSGTPRPPQTPSGQPRHLQIPPDPPRPLRTPPDPPPDSLRTPPKSPDPPDPFGPPQSPLDPSGPPDPSGPPQTPFGPPPPTPSGPLRPPLQTPPGPLQNPRTPQTPPDFSGPPPDPPQTPSEPPDILQSPSGPPVIAPDPPSPPGHPPDPLRTPPRIPRHPRPPPDPSGPPRTPRTPPADPLRTPQTPPDPPSPPGDPPRPPPDPPGHPWTSSGLSQTPPDPSGPPQTTPDPSGPPQTPSGLLQTPSDPQDPQTPLDPPRPLRTFPDPQDPPQTHSGPPQTPSDPPRPPRDTPTPQIPPDFSGPPRTPRNPPRPP